The following coding sequences lie in one Cupriavidus sp. WKF15 genomic window:
- a CDS encoding TetR/AcrR family transcriptional regulator, whose amino-acid sequence MRYGSEQREKTHNSLVEAASALVRRDGPDKISVSELMKSVGLTHGGFYYHFSSREDMIARAIERAFASTQERLERICHDHPPADALREYVERYLSPEHRDHRSTGCPIATLTTHAALLGDDSRYAFEHGTARLTSLLARMLERVGHADAGVLAISVMSEMSGGLAISRVIVDRDRSDEVLRICRMNVLARTLPV is encoded by the coding sequence ATGAGATACGGTTCCGAACAACGGGAGAAGACGCACAACAGCCTGGTCGAGGCGGCTTCCGCTTTGGTGCGGCGCGACGGCCCGGACAAGATCTCCGTGTCCGAGCTGATGAAAAGCGTGGGGCTGACCCATGGCGGCTTCTACTATCACTTCTCGTCTCGCGAAGACATGATCGCGCGCGCCATCGAGCGCGCGTTTGCCAGCACGCAGGAGAGGCTGGAGCGGATTTGTCACGACCATCCCCCGGCCGACGCACTCCGGGAGTATGTCGAGCGCTATCTGTCGCCTGAACATCGGGATCATCGCAGCACGGGCTGCCCGATTGCGACGCTGACAACCCATGCCGCCTTGCTCGGCGATGATTCGCGCTACGCCTTCGAGCACGGTACCGCCAGGCTGACTTCCCTGCTGGCCCGGATGCTCGAGCGGGTCGGACATGCCGATGCGGGCGTGCTCGCAATCTCTGTGATGTCTGAAATGTCCGGCGGGCTCGCGATCTCGCGTGTGATCGTCGATCGCGACCGATCTGACGAGGTGCTGCGGATTTGCAGAATGAACGTGCTGGCACGGACGCTTCCGGTCTAG
- a CDS encoding DJ-1/PfpI family protein, protein MHIAILTFDGFNELDSLIAFSILNRVREQGWRVSIASPTGTVRSMNGLMLASQASLEEACEADAVLVGSGVQTRDVVADAALMARLKLDPARQLLGAQCSGTLILARLGLLGDLPACTDLTTKPWVQEAGVAVLDQPFVAHGNVATAGGCLSSPYLAAWFIARLKGVDAACGAIHYVAPVGEKDAFVTRALEKISPYL, encoded by the coding sequence TTGCATATCGCCATCCTGACCTTCGACGGGTTCAACGAACTCGACTCACTCATCGCCTTCAGCATCCTCAACCGCGTCAGGGAGCAGGGCTGGCGCGTGTCTATCGCCAGTCCGACTGGCACCGTACGTTCGATGAACGGCCTGATGCTGGCGTCGCAGGCCTCGCTCGAGGAGGCTTGCGAGGCGGACGCGGTGCTGGTCGGCAGCGGGGTTCAGACGCGAGATGTTGTCGCCGATGCGGCGCTGATGGCGCGGCTGAAGCTGGACCCGGCACGCCAGTTGCTCGGTGCGCAATGTTCGGGGACATTGATTCTCGCCCGGCTGGGCTTGCTGGGCGACCTGCCCGCCTGCACGGATCTGACCACGAAGCCTTGGGTGCAGGAGGCTGGAGTCGCCGTGCTGGATCAGCCATTTGTAGCCCATGGGAACGTGGCGACGGCGGGCGGTTGCCTGTCGTCGCCGTATCTGGCGGCCTGGTTCATCGCACGGCTGAAAGGCGTGGATGCTGCGTGCGGTGCGATTCACTACGTCGCACCGGTCGGCGAGAAGGACGCGTTTGTGACACGTGCACTGGAGAAGATCTCGCCATACCTATGA
- a CDS encoding thiolase family protein produces the protein MSAKDVVLCHPVRTAIGAFNGSLKGTPATELGAAVIRETVRRAGIEEAAIGSVVFGNVVQAGNRMNPARQAAIGAGLPVSLPAMTVNRVCGSGAQAIATTADEVRLGYVDVAVAGGMENMDRAPYLLASGRWGNRMGDATMQDSMLHDGLQDAFSGQHSGWHTEDLATRYELSRDAQDRWAERSQSYFARARQQGRFAAQIADIALKGKQGTVAFNIDEASRPETTLEGLARLKPAFRPDGTITAGNAPGINSGAAAVLVADRAFAERHGLAPMARLAAYGVGAVEPGLFGLGPVPAVRQALQRAGWSLGDVERFEINEAFAAVPLAVAAELGLPHDIINVDGGAIAHGHPIGATGAVLTTRLLYSMQADGIRRGIVTLCIGGGQGIALALEMLS, from the coding sequence ATGAGTGCAAAGGACGTAGTGCTGTGTCATCCGGTACGGACCGCGATCGGGGCCTTCAACGGGTCGCTGAAGGGTACGCCGGCCACCGAACTGGGCGCGGCGGTAATCCGCGAAACGGTGCGGCGCGCGGGCATTGAAGAGGCAGCGATCGGCAGTGTGGTGTTCGGCAATGTGGTGCAGGCAGGCAATCGGATGAATCCGGCGCGGCAGGCCGCTATCGGCGCGGGCTTGCCGGTGTCGTTGCCGGCGATGACCGTGAATCGCGTATGCGGGTCGGGCGCGCAGGCGATCGCCACGACGGCGGACGAGGTGCGGCTTGGCTATGTCGATGTGGCAGTCGCGGGCGGCATGGAGAACATGGACCGCGCACCGTATCTGCTGGCCAGCGGCCGCTGGGGCAATCGCATGGGCGATGCCACCATGCAGGACAGCATGCTGCACGACGGCTTGCAGGACGCATTCTCTGGCCAGCATTCAGGCTGGCACACCGAAGATCTCGCGACGCGCTACGAACTGAGCCGGGACGCGCAAGATCGTTGGGCAGAGCGCTCGCAGTCATACTTTGCCCGTGCCCGGCAGCAGGGCCGTTTCGCGGCGCAGATCGCTGACATCGCACTGAAGGGCAAGCAGGGCACTGTCGCATTCAATATCGACGAGGCCAGTCGGCCGGAAACGACGCTGGAAGGACTGGCACGCCTGAAGCCCGCGTTCCGGCCCGACGGCACCATCACGGCTGGGAATGCGCCCGGCATCAACAGCGGCGCCGCTGCCGTGCTGGTGGCGGACCGTGCCTTCGCCGAACGCCACGGGCTCGCGCCCATGGCCCGGCTCGCGGCCTACGGCGTCGGGGCCGTGGAGCCGGGCCTGTTCGGGCTGGGACCAGTGCCGGCAGTGCGCCAGGCACTGCAGCGAGCCGGCTGGTCGCTGGGCGATGTCGAGCGATTCGAGATCAACGAAGCCTTCGCGGCGGTGCCGCTGGCCGTTGCCGCCGAACTTGGCCTGCCGCACGACATCATCAACGTCGACGGCGGCGCAATCGCGCACGGCCATCCCATTGGCGCGACCGGCGCGGTGCTGACCACGCGGCTGCTGTACAGCATGCAGGCGGACGGCATCCGGCGGGGCATCGTCACGTTGTGCATCGGCGGCGGGCAGGGCATCGCCCTCGCGCTGGAAATGCTGTCGTGA
- a CDS encoding enoyl-CoA hydratase yields MTPEIHTDLSNGVLTITLARPEKKNALTNEMYGVLADTIDAAQQNRDIRVVLLQGDGDSFTAGNDVAEFAAIAAGKGPGERHVHRFLHALANASKPLVAAVNGKAVGVGTTMLLHCDYVVLAEDAQLITPFVNLALVPEAASSYLLPLRIGHARAFEMFALGEPLDATNAVAWGIANKVCATDQLRAEAGRMALRIAGKPSGSLNAMKRLMRDAEKLVAQMASESARFEERLASAEAREAFSAFAEKRKPDFTRVAGH; encoded by the coding sequence ATGACCCCGGAAATCCATACTGACCTGAGCAACGGCGTTCTGACCATTACGCTTGCCCGGCCTGAGAAGAAGAATGCACTGACGAACGAGATGTACGGCGTCCTGGCCGACACGATCGACGCGGCGCAGCAGAACCGAGACATTCGCGTGGTGCTGTTGCAGGGCGATGGAGACAGCTTCACGGCCGGCAATGATGTGGCGGAGTTTGCGGCGATCGCGGCGGGAAAGGGGCCCGGCGAACGGCACGTGCATCGCTTCCTGCACGCGCTTGCCAATGCGTCGAAGCCGCTTGTTGCCGCAGTCAATGGCAAGGCGGTCGGGGTTGGCACCACCATGTTGCTCCATTGCGACTACGTCGTGCTCGCAGAGGATGCGCAGCTCATCACGCCCTTCGTCAACCTCGCCCTCGTTCCCGAAGCGGCTTCGAGCTACCTGCTGCCCTTGCGCATTGGACACGCCCGGGCTTTCGAGATGTTTGCGCTGGGCGAGCCGCTCGATGCAACGAATGCCGTCGCATGGGGCATCGCCAACAAAGTTTGTGCCACTGACCAGTTGCGGGCAGAAGCGGGGCGGATGGCTCTCAGGATTGCCGGGAAGCCGTCTGGCTCGCTGAATGCCATGAAGAGACTGATGCGCGACGCTGAGAAACTGGTCGCGCAAATGGCGAGCGAAAGCGCACGTTTCGAGGAGCGGCTCGCCAGTGCGGAAGCAAGGGAAGCGTTCTCGGCCTTTGCCGAGAAGCGCAAGCCGGACTTCACGCGAGTCGCCGGGCACTAG
- a CDS encoding PLP-dependent aminotransferase family protein — protein MRQARYKQLVDRLADDIRAGRLRPGTRLPTHRELAAREGLALVTATRVYGELQKMGLVSGETGRGTFVKEALPRGQGIDLLAWSADTVDLSFNYPALPDQAELLRTALRQLASAGDLEALLRYQPHGGREHEREVVARHLATRGVPASADTVLLTSGAQHGLTMAAMAALEPGDVVAVDALTYPGFKLAAEANRLELAPLPAGAHGPDLDALLHLCSQRRVRAVYAMPTLHNPLGWVMSASRRRQFVSIARQHGLLIIEDAAYAFLADDAPPPLASLAPETTIYVSSLSKSVATGLRVGFVCGPRELVPKLERTIRATTWNTPAVMTAMACGWIEDGTVARLEAAKRQDAAARQRLAAEVLGGHKRISHPASYFVWLPLAEEVRADAIAMALMRERIAVSTAHPFSTSGTVPHAIRLALGSVSMDALRQSLRTVARVLADHTY, from the coding sequence ATGCGCCAGGCTCGCTACAAGCAACTGGTCGACCGCCTCGCGGACGACATCCGCGCCGGGCGGCTGCGCCCCGGCACGCGGCTGCCAACGCACCGCGAGCTTGCTGCGCGCGAAGGGCTCGCGCTGGTCACAGCCACACGCGTTTACGGCGAACTCCAGAAGATGGGGCTGGTAAGCGGGGAAACCGGACGCGGCACGTTCGTGAAAGAGGCGCTGCCCCGTGGCCAGGGCATCGACCTGCTGGCCTGGAGCGCCGACACGGTCGACCTGAGCTTCAACTATCCCGCCCTGCCGGACCAGGCGGAACTCCTTCGGACGGCGCTGCGCCAGCTCGCGTCAGCGGGCGACCTCGAGGCGCTGCTTCGCTACCAGCCTCATGGCGGGCGCGAGCACGAGCGTGAAGTGGTGGCGCGGCATCTGGCGACGCGCGGCGTGCCGGCATCGGCCGATACCGTCCTGTTGACGAGCGGCGCCCAGCATGGATTGACCATGGCAGCCATGGCCGCGCTCGAACCGGGCGACGTGGTAGCCGTGGATGCCCTGACCTACCCGGGATTCAAGCTCGCCGCCGAGGCCAATCGCCTGGAACTCGCACCGCTTCCAGCTGGCGCCCACGGCCCCGATCTCGATGCATTGCTGCACTTGTGCAGCCAGCGACGGGTGCGCGCCGTGTACGCCATGCCGACGCTGCACAATCCGCTCGGCTGGGTGATGAGCGCAAGCCGGCGGCGGCAGTTCGTCAGCATTGCGCGTCAGCATGGCCTGCTGATCATCGAGGACGCCGCCTATGCTTTCCTGGCCGATGACGCGCCACCGCCGCTGGCGTCGCTCGCGCCGGAGACAACGATCTATGTATCCAGCCTGTCGAAGAGCGTGGCCACCGGGCTGCGCGTCGGTTTTGTTTGCGGCCCGCGCGAACTCGTGCCCAAGCTCGAGAGAACCATCCGTGCGACCACCTGGAACACACCGGCGGTCATGACAGCCATGGCCTGCGGCTGGATCGAGGACGGCACGGTGGCAAGGCTGGAAGCCGCCAAGCGGCAGGATGCCGCGGCGCGCCAGCGCCTTGCCGCTGAAGTGCTTGGCGGACACAAGCGAATCAGCCATCCGGCTTCGTACTTCGTCTGGCTTCCCCTCGCAGAGGAGGTCCGCGCGGATGCGATCGCCATGGCGCTGATGCGGGAGCGGATCGCGGTCTCCACGGCGCATCCGTTCTCGACGTCCGGCACGGTACCGCATGCGATACGCCTGGCTCTGGGCTCCGTCAGCATGGACGCGCTCAGGCAGTCACTTCGGACGGTGGCCCGTGTGCTTGCCGATCATACATATTGA
- a CDS encoding thiolase family protein → MKAVIAGYARSPFHFAKKGALATTRPDELAAQVVRGLLARTDLDPALIEDVILGCSYPEGPQGTNLARIVGLLAGLPHTVAGTTVNRFCGSSMQAIHMAAANIEAGMGDAFLCVGVESMTMVPQGGFTPSPNPRLKAASQAYVSMGETAENVAARWNVTRREQEAFAVHSHMKAAAARAEGRLRDEIVQIQTSEGSVVTEDGCIRPGTSLEALANLKPAFRAEGVVTAGTSSPLTDGAVAVLVTSDKFAERHNLPATARILSFAVAGVDPEIMGVGPIPATKKALARASLDASKLGVVEINEAFASQAIACMRDLDLVPSRTNLDGGGIAIGHPLGATGARITAKAASLLQRERQRYALATQCIGGGQGIATILERV, encoded by the coding sequence ATGAAAGCCGTCATCGCTGGATATGCTCGTTCGCCGTTCCACTTTGCAAAGAAGGGCGCATTGGCCACGACCCGGCCGGACGAACTTGCCGCGCAAGTGGTACGTGGTCTGCTGGCGCGAACTGACCTCGATCCGGCTCTCATCGAGGACGTCATTCTGGGGTGCTCGTATCCAGAAGGCCCTCAGGGTACCAATCTCGCGCGCATTGTTGGTCTGCTCGCCGGTTTGCCTCATACCGTTGCCGGGACCACCGTCAATCGCTTTTGCGGATCGTCCATGCAGGCGATCCACATGGCGGCGGCCAATATCGAAGCCGGCATGGGCGATGCGTTCCTCTGCGTGGGAGTGGAGTCCATGACGATGGTGCCCCAGGGCGGGTTCACCCCGTCTCCCAATCCGCGGCTCAAAGCGGCCTCGCAGGCCTATGTCTCGATGGGGGAAACGGCGGAGAACGTAGCGGCGCGCTGGAACGTGACCCGCCGTGAACAGGAAGCCTTTGCTGTCCATTCACACATGAAGGCAGCAGCTGCTCGCGCAGAAGGCCGCTTGCGCGACGAGATTGTCCAGATCCAGACGTCTGAGGGGTCCGTCGTCACGGAGGATGGCTGCATTCGGCCCGGGACATCCCTCGAAGCGCTGGCGAACCTGAAGCCTGCCTTCCGCGCGGAAGGCGTTGTCACCGCGGGCACGTCTTCGCCCTTGACCGACGGGGCGGTCGCGGTGCTTGTCACTAGCGACAAGTTCGCGGAGCGCCACAACCTGCCTGCAACGGCCCGGATTCTGTCTTTCGCGGTTGCCGGAGTCGATCCGGAAATCATGGGCGTCGGCCCCATTCCGGCCACGAAGAAGGCATTGGCACGCGCGTCGCTCGATGCCAGCAAGCTGGGGGTGGTGGAGATCAACGAGGCGTTCGCCTCCCAGGCAATTGCGTGCATGCGTGACCTCGACCTTGTCCCGTCCCGCACCAACCTGGATGGCGGCGGGATCGCCATCGGGCATCCGTTGGGCGCGACGGGCGCGCGCATTACTGCCAAGGCCGCATCCCTGCTGCAACGCGAGAGGCAGCGCTATGCGCTGGCTACGCAGTGTATTGGCGGAGGACAAGGTATCGCGACCATCCTTGAACGGGTCTGA
- a CDS encoding alpha/beta hydrolase, which yields MKSLTRRSLGIAIGAILALAAFGSHSAPALPPGTAKTTVVLVHGAFADGSGWGKVIPLLQSSGLNVVAVQNPLTSLADDVAATRRVLDAQEGPVVLVGHSWGGVVISEAGMHERVRSLVYVAAFAPSEGQSVVDLTKGYPTPPGSRFLVSDSGGFLKLSAEGMAKHFAQDLPAAQTSLMTVTQAPIRASSFEERPKEAAWRTRPTWYVLTQNDHMIDPGLQRAMARSISAHVVSVPSSHVPQLSRPAQVAEAIISAAAQANR from the coding sequence ATGAAATCACTGACCAGACGTTCGCTGGGAATCGCCATCGGGGCCATTCTCGCCTTGGCTGCCTTCGGCTCCCACTCGGCTCCGGCGCTGCCGCCCGGCACGGCGAAAACGACCGTCGTGCTGGTACACGGCGCCTTTGCCGACGGTTCGGGTTGGGGCAAAGTCATTCCGCTGTTGCAGTCCAGCGGGCTCAACGTCGTAGCCGTACAGAATCCGCTTACCTCGCTGGCTGACGATGTGGCGGCGACGCGCCGCGTGCTCGATGCGCAAGAGGGACCGGTTGTACTCGTCGGACACTCGTGGGGCGGCGTGGTCATCTCGGAAGCGGGCATGCACGAGCGCGTCAGGTCACTGGTCTACGTGGCCGCGTTCGCTCCGTCCGAAGGACAGTCTGTCGTCGACCTGACAAAGGGTTACCCGACACCGCCGGGGTCGAGGTTCCTGGTGTCGGACAGCGGTGGCTTCCTGAAGCTGAGTGCGGAAGGGATGGCCAAGCACTTCGCCCAGGACTTGCCGGCTGCGCAGACCAGCCTGATGACCGTGACGCAAGCGCCCATCCGTGCCAGCAGCTTCGAGGAGAGACCGAAGGAGGCCGCCTGGCGCACCCGGCCGACGTGGTATGTGCTGACGCAGAACGACCACATGATCGACCCCGGCCTGCAGCGCGCGATGGCCCGCAGCATCTCCGCCCATGTGGTGAGCGTACCGTCTTCGCATGTGCCGCAACTGTCAAGGCCGGCGCAAGTGGCCGAAGCGATCATCAGCGCCGCCGCGCAGGCGAATCGGTAA
- a CDS encoding AraC family transcriptional regulator, which yields MQKGEGEGDRGDTGEARRQRNRLADAYAAIDSRERRFSPAKLAALVAVTAEAGLNAEAVLAGTNLDRAALAAPFTLTSPHQFLTAARNALRLGGAPDLGIRVGSRLHVSSYGMYGYALLCSEDMARAFDVAVRYHQLANGMLDIRWAEGDGMASWVFPDLDEFPQSDVDEPLYHFLIDMQFAVHATLIKDVMGNWCAPARAMFTQAEPPHAAALAEVLECPLAFGQPKNTLSYPAAWLTRAPQFANPMTAAQMSAHCARLLEALRWQAGITRRVFQELTRTPGRFPEIEQIAESLGMTSRTLRRKLEAEQTSYSELLTSIRKALAMDYLTTTSLSTEDIGLALGFSDAVGFRHAFKRWTGRTPNEVRRDGAAP from the coding sequence ATGCAGAAGGGCGAGGGCGAGGGCGATCGCGGGGACACGGGAGAGGCCAGGCGTCAACGCAACCGGTTGGCGGACGCTTATGCCGCCATCGACTCGCGTGAACGGCGCTTTTCTCCTGCCAAGCTGGCCGCGCTGGTTGCAGTGACCGCCGAAGCGGGGCTGAACGCGGAGGCAGTCCTGGCGGGGACGAATCTCGATCGCGCCGCCCTGGCTGCGCCATTTACGCTGACATCGCCACATCAGTTCCTGACTGCCGCACGCAATGCGCTGCGGTTGGGGGGAGCGCCGGATCTGGGCATCCGGGTCGGAAGCCGGCTCCACGTGTCGAGCTATGGCATGTACGGCTATGCGCTGTTGTGCTCGGAGGACATGGCACGCGCGTTTGACGTGGCGGTCAGGTATCACCAGCTTGCGAACGGGATGCTCGATATTCGCTGGGCGGAAGGGGACGGCATGGCCTCGTGGGTATTTCCCGACCTCGACGAGTTCCCGCAATCGGACGTGGACGAACCCTTGTACCACTTCCTGATCGACATGCAGTTTGCGGTGCACGCGACCCTCATCAAGGACGTGATGGGTAACTGGTGCGCGCCGGCCCGTGCGATGTTCACGCAGGCGGAGCCGCCCCACGCGGCCGCGCTCGCCGAGGTACTGGAGTGCCCGCTTGCCTTCGGCCAGCCAAAGAACACGCTGAGCTACCCGGCGGCATGGCTGACACGGGCGCCCCAGTTTGCCAATCCCATGACTGCTGCGCAAATGTCGGCGCACTGTGCGCGCTTGCTGGAGGCGTTGCGCTGGCAGGCAGGAATCACGCGCAGGGTATTCCAGGAATTGACCCGCACCCCGGGAAGATTCCCGGAGATCGAGCAGATCGCGGAGAGCCTGGGCATGACCTCCCGCACGCTTCGACGCAAGCTCGAGGCCGAGCAGACGTCTTACAGCGAGCTGCTGACGAGCATCAGAAAGGCGCTCGCCATGGATTACCTGACCACGACATCGCTCAGCACGGAGGACATTGGCCTGGCGCTTGGATTCAGCGATGCCGTGGGATTCCGGCATGCATTCAAACGCTGGACTGGACGGACGCCCAATGAGGTCCGGCGCGATGGCGCCGCGCCCTGA
- a CDS encoding MarR family winged helix-turn-helix transcriptional regulator yields MEHRLVYLLNVGQRRLQRWSQARVAGGGVTAAQSGLLFFLGGNDGALMSEAAAALDLGAPGMSGLADRTEKAGLIERRPDASDRRVSRLWLTEAGRAARQRSKVSMKALNAKLTKGFTEAEIDIVARWLTSLQTKFPATGDGEA; encoded by the coding sequence ATGGAACATCGCCTTGTCTATCTGTTGAATGTGGGCCAGCGGCGCCTGCAGCGGTGGTCACAAGCGCGCGTGGCGGGAGGCGGCGTGACTGCAGCCCAGTCAGGGCTCCTGTTCTTCCTGGGAGGCAACGACGGCGCGCTGATGAGCGAGGCCGCCGCCGCATTGGATCTGGGGGCGCCGGGGATGAGCGGGCTTGCCGACCGGACCGAAAAGGCAGGACTGATCGAACGCCGGCCGGATGCGTCGGATCGCCGCGTGTCGCGCCTTTGGTTGACCGAAGCCGGCCGCGCCGCGCGCCAGCGCTCGAAAGTCAGCATGAAGGCATTGAACGCCAAGCTGACCAAAGGCTTCACCGAGGCCGAGATCGACATCGTCGCACGATGGCTGACGAGCCTGCAGACCAAATTCCCGGCCACCGGCGACGGCGAAGCATAG
- a CDS encoding 2-dehydropantoate 2-reductase — translation MKILVLGAGGMGGYYGARLIEAGADVTFLVRPARADALAHHGLRVRSDLGDFRGSVKTVVADDPGAGYDLVLLACKSYDIDAAMDAIAHSVVEGGAAVLPLLNGLSVYDQLDRRFGRDRVLGGVSYIATTLAADGAISHAGRADKLLVGARTQQGQTLAAEFHRLISRTPGIRGLSPDIGQELWNKWVMIAAGALMTCLMRGTVGDIMKTRDGRRLMEQAIDECNAVAALCGYPLPPRVAAEMRDRLLDDASTWAASMMRDIARNAGQIEADAIVGDLLARAATVGRDLPLSRIAYCHLQVYQGQHG, via the coding sequence ATGAAGATACTGGTACTCGGCGCGGGCGGCATGGGTGGCTACTACGGGGCGAGGCTGATCGAGGCTGGCGCCGACGTGACGTTCCTGGTCCGTCCCGCTCGCGCGGACGCTCTCGCGCATCATGGCCTGCGCGTGCGTAGCGACCTGGGGGACTTTCGCGGTTCTGTGAAGACGGTCGTGGCCGATGATCCCGGCGCCGGCTACGACCTGGTATTGCTGGCCTGCAAAAGCTATGACATCGACGCGGCGATGGACGCCATCGCTCACAGCGTCGTGGAAGGCGGCGCCGCGGTCCTGCCGTTGCTCAATGGCCTGTCCGTCTACGACCAACTGGATCGCCGCTTCGGCCGGGACCGCGTTCTTGGCGGGGTGTCGTACATCGCGACGACCCTGGCCGCGGACGGGGCGATCTCGCATGCGGGACGCGCGGACAAGCTTCTTGTCGGTGCCCGCACGCAACAGGGGCAGACGCTGGCTGCGGAATTCCACAGGCTGATTTCGCGCACGCCTGGCATTCGGGGCCTCTCCCCCGACATCGGGCAGGAGCTATGGAACAAGTGGGTCATGATCGCCGCCGGGGCACTGATGACCTGCCTGATGCGTGGCACGGTCGGCGACATCATGAAGACGCGAGACGGCCGCAGGCTGATGGAGCAGGCCATCGACGAGTGCAACGCCGTGGCGGCGCTCTGCGGCTATCCCCTGCCACCGCGCGTGGCAGCGGAGATGCGCGACCGCTTGCTTGACGATGCCTCGACCTGGGCAGCTTCGATGATGCGCGACATCGCACGAAACGCGGGCCAGATCGAGGCCGATGCCATCGTCGGCGATCTTCTGGCGCGCGCCGCAACTGTTGGCCGAGACTTGCCGCTGAGCCGCATCGCTTACTGTCACCTGCAGGTCTATCAGGGCCAGCATGGCTGA
- a CDS encoding hydrolase, translating to MSKLPLLEPADCALILVDEQAGLAFAAGSQDPQILRSNGLAVAKTAVTFGLPVVVSTSASKVYSGPLMPAFREVLTDVTPIERRNMNLWEDDAVRNAITATGKRTLIIAGMLTEACVSFPVLSALSEGYQVHVVADACGGLTPASHDLALRRMAAAGAVMTSWIQLLLEFQRDWTRHDTYEKARSIVVEHGGGYGTGLAYARDMIKPA from the coding sequence ATGTCCAAACTACCGTTGCTCGAACCTGCCGATTGCGCACTGATCCTCGTCGATGAACAGGCAGGCCTTGCGTTCGCTGCGGGTTCCCAGGACCCGCAGATTCTGCGCAGTAACGGTCTTGCGGTCGCCAAGACAGCGGTTACCTTTGGGCTGCCGGTCGTGGTCTCCACTTCGGCCTCCAAGGTGTACAGCGGCCCATTGATGCCGGCGTTCCGTGAAGTGCTGACAGACGTCACGCCAATCGAACGCCGCAACATGAACCTTTGGGAAGACGATGCGGTGCGCAACGCGATTACGGCGACCGGAAAGCGTACGCTGATCATCGCTGGCATGTTGACGGAGGCTTGTGTAAGCTTCCCGGTCCTCTCGGCGCTGTCCGAGGGCTATCAGGTGCACGTCGTTGCCGATGCTTGTGGCGGACTGACACCGGCGAGCCATGACCTCGCGTTGCGGCGGATGGCCGCCGCTGGCGCGGTCATGACCTCCTGGATTCAGCTCCTGCTCGAATTCCAGAGGGACTGGACCCGCCATGACACCTATGAGAAGGCACGCTCGATCGTGGTGGAGCACGGTGGCGGGTATGGCACGGGCCTCGCGTATGCGCGTGACATGATCAAACCGGCGTGA
- a CDS encoding organic hydroperoxide resistance protein has protein sequence MTRIDKVLYTGKTHTTGGREGAARSTDGRLDVKLSPPGGVGSGTNPEQLFAAGWSACFIGAIGHAARAKGVTLPPDLAVDAEVDLGTAGDAFLLQARLNVSMPGIDAGTARVLVDAAHQTCPYSKATHGNINVEINVVPEQKGAR, from the coding sequence ATGACCCGGATCGACAAAGTGCTGTACACCGGCAAGACCCACACCACGGGCGGACGCGAAGGCGCTGCCCGCAGCACGGACGGACGCCTCGACGTCAAGCTGTCGCCTCCTGGTGGGGTGGGCAGTGGCACGAATCCGGAGCAACTGTTTGCTGCCGGCTGGTCGGCATGTTTCATCGGCGCGATCGGCCACGCTGCCCGCGCGAAAGGCGTGACGCTGCCGCCTGACCTGGCGGTCGACGCAGAAGTGGATCTGGGCACGGCGGGCGATGCGTTCCTCCTGCAGGCGCGCCTGAATGTCAGCATGCCCGGCATCGATGCGGGCACGGCGAGAGTGCTGGTCGACGCCGCTCACCAGACCTGCCCATACTCGAAAGCCACACATGGCAACATCAACGTGGAAATCAACGTTGTGCCAGAGCAGAAGGGCGCCCGATGA